One uncultured Methanobrevibacter sp. genomic window, AGTACCACAGTAGCCAATATTGCCGCCGCATACAGCAGGGCAGGAAAGAAGGTCATGGTTATTGGATGCGATCCAAAGGCAGACACTACAAGGACTCTCTGCGGCAGGAGGATATCAACTATCATCGACACTTTAAAAGACAATAAGAAGCCTGAGCTAGGAGACCTTGTATATGAAGGCTTCAACGGCATCAAATGTGTGGAAAGCGGAGGACCGGAGCCTGGTGTAGGATGTGCAGGCCGTGGAGTCATCGTTGCCATGAAACGTTTGGAACAGCTTCATGCATTTGACGAGCAGTTTGATGTCATACTTTATGATGTGCTTGGAGATGTTGTCTGCGGAGGCTTTTCAGTTCCATTAAGAGAGGATTATGCAGATGAGGTATTCATTGTATCTTCAGGAGAGTACATGTCTTTGTATGCTGCAAATAATATCACAAAGGGAATAAACAAGCTCAAGGGCAACCTTGGAGGAATAATCTGCAATCGCCGTGGAACAGATAATGAAATAGAGATTGTGGAGTCATTTGCTGAAAAAATCGGAACCAAGGTCATAGGAATAATAGAGCGAAGCAATTTGATTCAAAGAAGCGAATTGGATGCAAAAACAGTGGTGGAGTATGCTTCGGATTCTGTTGAGGCTGAAGCTTATTATGGGCTGGCTGATGACATATTTGAAAATGAGAATTATTCCATACCAGAGCCAATGGACAATGATGAATTTGAAGACTTTTTCAAGTCTTTTCTGGATTGATTTTACTCTTGATCTAATCTAATTTTTTTAATTTTATCTTTTTCTAATTTTTTTAATTTTGTTCTGGACTTTATTACTTTTTTACTTATAATCATCTATTTCATTACTTTTTTATAAAAAATTTTTAATAACGCTTTTTTTTTAAATTGCTAAAATAGTGTTTATTTTGATTTAAACTATAATTTTTAGGTTATCCAAATTTTAGTTAATTTTATATACTGCTTTGAATAGACTTTAAATTGCTCGTTAATTTTTTAAATTATTAATCTTGTAAATTATTAATCTTTTAAATTATTAATCTTTTAAATTATTAATTTTTTTTAAAAATTAATGGGTAACGTTTATAATCATATTCTTTCAGGAATAGAAAGGAGAATATTAAAATTATTTTTAGTGTTCTTCCTATATCCTAGATAAGAAATAGGAATTTAATGATTATAAATAAAATTTTCATTTTGTATTTAGTTTAATAATTATTTATTAAACACATGAATTATTTTATTTTTTCATTGA contains:
- a CDS encoding nitrogenase iron protein, translating into STTVANIAAAYSRAGKKVMVIGCDPKADTTRTLCGRRISTIIDTLKDNKKPELGDLVYEGFNGIKCVESGGPEPGVGCAGRGVIVAMKRLEQLHAFDEQFDVILYDVLGDVVCGGFSVPLREDYADEVFIVSSGEYMSLYAANNITKGINKLKGNLGGIICNRRGTDNEIEIVESFAEKIGTKVIGIIERSNLIQRSELDAKTVVEYASDSVEAEAYYGLADDIFENENYSIPEPMDNDEFEDFFKSFLD